In Pseudomonas grandcourensis, the DNA window CGGTCAGGGTTTCCTTGAGGAACGGCACCGCCAGCAGGTCCTTGGGCAGCTGGCTCAGGGAATGGGTTTCCAGCAGGCCATCCGGGCGGCTCATGCCCAATTTGTCACTGGCCAATGCAGGCGCCGGGGCCTTGGGTTTGTGCATGAACCACCCCAACCCAGCGGCCACGCCAACTACCAGGCATATCCCGATCAGCAGCGTCGGCCAATGCAGGGAAGGTTTGGCCGCTGGTGCGCCAGCGGCCGGAGTAACAGTGGTATCACTCATGTTCACAAAACCCGATGTTCATCCGTGGAGCGGGGATGCTTAGTAGTTGAAAGTCTTGACCAGCAGCAGGTCGCCGATTGCGCGCAGGGGCACGATGAACGTCTCGCGTTTTTCATCGACGGTGTTTTCGTTGAGCACCAGGTTGATCTGCGAGGTAATCACCTCGTTCTGGTTGCCGGACTCATCGAAGTTATAGCCGCCGCTGCCGAAGTTGCCCCAATAGTTCACGTAAACCAGATAGGTGCCATGCAGCGGTGCAGTCATGGTGAACATTTCCGGACCCGGGCCATCGACGCCGTCAGGGTCGAGGCCGCCGCCATTGGTCAAGGCCGAATGCGCCCAGAAAGCATGCTGGCCATCGGGCGTGACAATGTGCAGGTCGAGCTCGGCTTTCGGATCATCCCAACCCAGCACCACGCGAATCCGCGCCGGCGTGCGCAGGTTGTTGGCTTCATAGAATTGAACACGCTTGAGGGACTGGCCTTCGGCGCTGCGCACTTCGACGCTGTTGGAGCCGGCGCCAAACGCATAGGGCCGAGCAAAACGCCCTTGCTCGTCGGTATAGAGATTCAGCGGATTGCCGTTGACCGCCAAGGTGTGCGGCCCACGCTGGGTGCCCAGGGCCTTCAGTCGGCCTTCGATCATCGTGCGATTGCGCTGCACACCCCGATCAATCGGCGGCGTGGGATAGGCGACTTGCGGGTTTTCGCTACGGTCCAGCAAGCCGTTGAAACGCCAGCCGCCCACCGGTTCCGATAACTCGGCATTGGGCGCGGCCAGAATCACGGGCGCGAAAACCAGCCCGATCAGCAGCAAAAGAAATGAACGCATGCGACGCCTCCTGCCATGCATGACGAAACCTTGCGCCTGATCCTGGGCGCGTTACAGATGTGGATACTGCGTTTCGTCTGAAAGACCCGTGAGTGCCAGGTCGTATAGGGCTCGAAGGTTAGCCATTCGGGTGTTTTTTAACAATCGGATGGCACCGAAATTGCGGCGGGAATCACGGTAACGGGTGGACGGTGAGCCGAATAGCGATCTTATTCGGCTCATAAAGTGAGCCGAATAATCCGTATCGTCGGGTTGCCACGAACTTTGTGGCACTCACAACCATGGCTTTCGAATCCCCCCTTCATTTGCCCATGAACCCCCTATCTGCTAGTGTCGCGCCGGTTTAACGTCAACCGGAAATCGCCGCCATGGCCCGCAAAAAAGCTGCACTGGATTTCGAACAGTCCCTCGCCGACCTGCAAACGCTGGTGGAGCGTCTGGAGAATGGCGAATTGTCGCTGGAGGACTCGCTGGCCGCTTTCGAGCAAGGCATCGGTCTGACCCGCGATTGCCAGGCGGCGCTGGCCCAGGCCGAGCAAAAGGTTCAGGTGCTGCTCGAGCGTGATGGCGAGTTGGCCGAGGAACCCTTCGACGCGGATCAGCCAGAATGATTGCAGCGTACTCGGCAACCAGCCAGGCCCGCGTCAATGCGGCTCTGGATACCCTGTTCAATGCACCGAGCCCCGAGCTGGCGCGGCTGTATGAAGCCATGCGCTACAGCGTGATGAATGGCGGCAAACGCGTGCGTCCACTGCTGGCCTACGCCGCGTGCGAAGCGTTGGGCGGCAAGGCCGAGCAAGCCAACGGCGCAGCCTGTGCCGTGGAGCTGATCCACGCCTACTCGCTGGTGCATGACGATTTACCGGCGATGGACGATGACGATCTGCGTCGCGGCCAGCCCACCACCCACAAAAAATTCGATGAAGCCTGCGCGATCCTCGCCGGCGACGGCTTGCAGAGCCTGGCCTTCAGCGCCCTGCTCGACCCGCGCCTGAACACATTGGACGCCGAGGTCCACCTGCAAATGGTCAGCGCCTTGGCACTGGCCGCAGGCCCGGCGGGCATGGTCGGCGGTCAGGCCATCGACCTCGGCTCGGTCGGTCTGAAGCTCGACCAGAAAGCCCTGGAGTACATGCACCGGCACAAGACCGGTGCGTTGATCGAGGTCAGCGTCAAGCTCGGTGCCCTGGCCAGCGGCCGTGCCGAGAAAGACGAACTCAAGTCCCTGCAGACTTATGCACAGGCCATCGGCCTGGCATTCCAGGTGCAGGACGACATTCTCGACGTCGAAAGCGATACCGAAACCCTCGGCAAACGCCAGGGCGCCGACATTGCCCGGGACAAGCCGACCTACCCGGCCCTGCTCGGCCTCGACGCCGCCAAGGCCTATGCCCTGGAGCTGCGCGACCAGGCCCTGCACGCGCTGCGACCGTTTGACGCGGCGGCCGAGCCGTTGCGTGATCTGGCCCGGTATATCGTCGATCGCCGCAGCTGACGGCGATTGCGCCA includes these proteins:
- a CDS encoding DUF2135 domain-containing protein; translation: MRSFLLLLIGLVFAPVILAAPNAELSEPVGGWRFNGLLDRSENPQVAYPTPPIDRGVQRNRTMIEGRLKALGTQRGPHTLAVNGNPLNLYTDEQGRFARPYAFGAGSNSVEVRSAEGQSLKRVQFYEANNLRTPARIRVVLGWDDPKAELDLHIVTPDGQHAFWAHSALTNGGGLDPDGVDGPGPEMFTMTAPLHGTYLVYVNYWGNFGSGGYNFDESGNQNEVITSQINLVLNENTVDEKRETFIVPLRAIGDLLLVKTFNY
- a CDS encoding farnesyl diphosphate synthase, whose translation is MIAAYSATSQARVNAALDTLFNAPSPELARLYEAMRYSVMNGGKRVRPLLAYAACEALGGKAEQANGAACAVELIHAYSLVHDDLPAMDDDDLRRGQPTTHKKFDEACAILAGDGLQSLAFSALLDPRLNTLDAEVHLQMVSALALAAGPAGMVGGQAIDLGSVGLKLDQKALEYMHRHKTGALIEVSVKLGALASGRAEKDELKSLQTYAQAIGLAFQVQDDILDVESDTETLGKRQGADIARDKPTYPALLGLDAAKAYALELRDQALHALRPFDAAAEPLRDLARYIVDRRS
- a CDS encoding exodeoxyribonuclease VII small subunit encodes the protein MARKKAALDFEQSLADLQTLVERLENGELSLEDSLAAFEQGIGLTRDCQAALAQAEQKVQVLLERDGELAEEPFDADQPE